From the Solanum pennellii chromosome 4, SPENNV200 genome, one window contains:
- the LOC107016795 gene encoding probable WRKY transcription factor 27 produces MQDDDWDIGAVVRSCNINRSNNGVAPKLDFETHLNDLLNSFDALLAPSMTIFNGLSEVFSLDFPNAYQEKYDDQVMMINQTGSQQLYLHQIQPSHFIEQISFPPLPTTVACQQSTTITPKEWIDVQQFDVGAKSYPNFTFSMKTPLIQTRTRKNQSISITYELLQEEITNDIWTWRKYGQKHIKDSPFPRNYYKCSTSKLCKAKKKIEKSPMDEKIFLVSYSDEHNHDPPTNRNNLASCNSNYKFKLQKGINIVPKTPTLSESNFSSKCVKRSSVIASPIITTMPQLDIGSKNKMIIASVEEKCDGKEEVDIDEDTLIDFE; encoded by the exons ATGCAGGATGATGATTGGGATATAGGTGCGGTAGTAAGAAGCTGTAATATTAATAGATCTAATAATGGTGTGGCTCCTAAGTTAGACTTTGAGACTCATCTAAATGATCTTTTGAATTCTTTTGACGCACTTTTAGCTCCTAGCATGACCATTTTTAATGGCTTATCTGAAGTTTTCTCTTTAGATTTCCCAAATGCTTACCAGGAAAAATACGATGATCAGGTCATGATGATAAACCAAACTGGTAGCCAACAGTTGTACTTACATCAAATTCAACCATCTCATTTTATCGAACAAATCTCTTTTCCTCCATTACCAACAACTGTAGCGTGTCAGCAATCAACAACTATAACACCAAAAGAATGGATTGATGTACAACAATTCGATGTAGGGGctaaaagttatcctaattTCACTTTTTCCATGAAGACTCCTTTGATACAAACTAGAACAAG GAAAAATCAGTCAATAAGTATTACCTATGAATTATTGCAAGAGGAAATCACAAATGATATATGGACATGGCGTAAGTACGGTCAGAAGCATATCAAAGATTCACCATTTCCAAG GAATTATTATAAGTGCAGCACATCAAAACTCTGCaaagcaaagaaaaaaattgagaaaagccCAATGGATGAGAAAATTTTCTTGGTGTCCTATTCCGATGAACATAACCATGATCCACCCACGAACCGTAATAATCTTGCTAGTTGCAACAGTAATTACAAATTCAAGCTTCAAAAAGGCATAAACATTGTACCCAAAACACCAACCTTAAgtgaatcaaacttttcatccAAGTGCGTTAAGCGTTCAAGTGTTATTGCTTCTCCAATTATCACAACTATGCCTCAACTTGATATAGGgagcaaaaataaaatgattattgCGTCTGTGGAGGAAAAATGTGATGGTAAAGAAGAGGTGGACATAGATGAAGATACTCTCATAGATTTTGAATAA